The DNA region AATGTGAAAATTGTGACAACAATCTCGAGAATTACTGTTCCAATCAGATAATGACATACAACGGTATTTACTCCGATGGAACCACCACGTACGGAGGTTACTCCGATATCATGGTAACGGACGAGCACTACGTGGTCCACTGGCCGGAAAATTTGCCAATGGAAGCTGCTCCTCTGTTATGTGCTGGAATTACAACTTATAGCCCATTGAAATATTTTGGGCTTGACAAGCCTGGAATGCACATTGGTGTTGTTGGCCTTGGTGGGCTTGGCCATATGGCTGTGAAATTCGCCAAGGCGTTCGGGACCAAAGTTACTGTTATTAGTACATCTCTTAGTAAGAAAGACGAAGCAATTGAGCGTTTGGGTGCGGACTCGTTTTTGGTCAGCCGTGACCCTGACCAAATGCAGGTCAAATCAATCAACTATGCTTCAATCTCAAATTATAACGTGACATAATTAGaataatactaaaatttatttgTTCGTGTAATACGAGCAGGCTGCTGCGGGATCACTTGATGGCATTATTGATACTGTCTCAGCAATTCACCCTCTTCTTCCATTGATTAATTTGTTGAAACCTCACGGGAAGCTTGTGATGGTTGGCGCACCTGAAAAACCACTAGAGTTGCCTGTATTTCCCCTGCTCTTGGGTATGTTTCTTGAATCGACAATTTCTatctatacattttttttttatttgaaccAAAAAAAATTGACAAAGATATTATGTGTATAACAGGAAGGAAGCTAGTGGCGGGGAGTGCGATAGGAGGGATGAAGGAGACACAAGAGATGGTAGATTTCGCGGCGAAGCATAACATAACACCAGATGTTGAAGTCGTGCCAATGGACTATGTGAATACGGCGTTAGAGCGTCTTTTGAAATCGGATGTGAAGTATCGTTTTGTGCTTGACATTGGCAACACATTGACCAAGAGTTAAGATGGGGACTTCTTGTTTCTCGCATCTCTGTCTTTTTGGTCAAAGAAAAATGAGACTTGGGTTCGATTTCTTATGTCCTGTCTTTTGTTTAAGCTTGTATGTATTGGTATCTACTGTATTTCTTATGTTTTGTGTATCAAAAGGAAGAAGTCAGAATAAATACGATATCTAGTTTTGACACTCAAGTTTCATGTATGATGTAACATTGAAAAGTGAGAGCAATCTTAAAACTAAAACTTACTTGCACTCGATGTTTACACTAAATTATTATACTTATTTATCATAGCTAAGTCGTAACTGAAAACGTGTATTAATTAACTCTAATTCAGTGATAAGAGTGTATCAGAAGACGTGACAGAAACGGAGCGTTATCCTATTTCCCAATCAGATGTTTGAATGTCAGCTATAAGCGGTGAAGAGCCAAATGGGCATATGGGCATTGCCTTGCCATTTGACCTCTGTGAATAGCTAGGAATGCTCATTAGGATGGGGGAGTGTCACAACCCGCTAAAACACCCCAAATTTCCTACTAACAAAATGTGCCAAAGATAGCCGGTGAGGCACGACTTATGTCTGTGACCGTCATCTATTCATTGGATTTATATAAATAACGAGTACGGGTAAATTTTTATGCATAAACAAGCGTAGTTTT from Lycium barbarum isolate Lr01 chromosome 10, ASM1917538v2, whole genome shotgun sequence includes:
- the LOC132615022 gene encoding 8-hydroxygeraniol dehydrogenase-like translates to MEKSHENEHPVKAFGWAARDSSGVLSPFKFSRRVTGEKDVQFKVLYCGICHSDLHQLKNEWGNSIFPMVPGHEVVGVVTEIGRKVEKFKIGDKVGVGCLVGSCRKCENCDNNLENYCSNQIMTYNGIYSDGTTTYGGYSDIMVTDEHYVVHWPENLPMEAAPLLCAGITTYSPLKYFGLDKPGMHIGVVGLGGLGHMAVKFAKAFGTKVTVISTSLSKKDEAIERLGADSFLVSRDPDQMQAAAGSLDGIIDTVSAIHPLLPLINLLKPHGKLVMVGAPEKPLELPVFPLLLGRKLVAGSAIGGMKETQEMVDFAAKHNITPDVEVVPMDYVNTALERLLKSDVKYRFVLDIGNTLTKS